A genomic region of Longimicrobiales bacterium contains the following coding sequences:
- a CDS encoding TonB-dependent receptor: protein MHDAISTRWLRPTLVAAALALGAGEAWAMQQYPDVAVRAETQERLTPPLERGIAVRFRDTPLADALRTVARESGVSIAFSDRLLPPVRVTLQTESMPVRGVLQTLLNGTGLMLEVLQSGQVLILPRTADAPIVGMVQGRVVSASDGQPIRNAEVRVIGMPETHTVGTNGSGAYIIADIPAGTHWVRAEALGFGADSQSVTVRDDDVATVNFRLAVDAIALDPLSATVSTGTLVDTERRTLGTSISVVTAEEIEQSGATELVELFQGRVPGVTSFTPSGANGAGGHIRVRGVSSIMGDQAPLIYVDGVPVDNGSSAGNRAGEDVLAHPTVTNAGAGAHVRLQEIPLDQIERIEVVKGSAATTMYGSEAINGVIQIFTKRGVPGDMRITARVEQGISTVNLDDSFVERSPYAEQIRSLFSNPHTQRYNVQLSGGESRLAYTLGADHGRDDGVVMGNEASETSVHGSFSTLGSEKLSLRLSASLLQRTYSSLDYSALFDFVDVNAEVPAPPGIESMQDALERGSRSETDVQRVIASANLTWRPLPILQNQFTVGLDRSDELQLMAGQPLRDAFSSTFQAENIRRDFDRLTGRYVGTLSYPAEGTFTSTLSIGAEGQHSEVRNLRIRGVGLPSPGISGLDFAESITSGPYAPIEQYSAIATVGFFVQEQVGLWNRLYLTGGLRADGSSAFGDDFGLQVYPKISASYVVEPVEWWSGKLRAAWGQSGKLPTAFAKVQTYALSRGTYYDRPIVSLADYGNPDLRPELGTEIEFGIENYFLDNLASLEVNYWQQETEDALLRGRIPFIEGFSAPLMNVAGLKSSGIEAIAQVTPIRTEDVSLTLGATLTHLIDNGIITSLGGDSTAARVGNLYLGMQVGESINAVTFTSQINNRRVYYGSREPTTYGGAHADLRYRRFQLSTNLSFGTGGIGLDHIQAQEDFAAGLITSSFRTFDPQVAEARYLVPTDYLRIDAIRLAYDVPPSLLRGVEFAQLWVQARNPFVWDRWANGDATTISPVGTAGGQAPLYLAGTLERGFSTPRNFSLGARVSF, encoded by the coding sequence ATGCACGACGCAATCTCCACACGATGGCTGCGCCCGACTCTCGTCGCCGCGGCGCTCGCGCTCGGCGCGGGCGAGGCGTGGGCGATGCAGCAGTACCCTGATGTAGCGGTGCGCGCGGAGACGCAGGAGCGACTGACGCCGCCGCTGGAGCGCGGCATTGCCGTCCGCTTCCGCGACACACCGCTGGCCGATGCGCTGCGCACGGTGGCGCGCGAGAGCGGTGTCTCGATCGCGTTCAGCGATCGCCTGCTTCCTCCCGTCCGTGTCACGCTGCAGACGGAGAGCATGCCGGTGCGCGGGGTGCTGCAGACGTTGCTGAACGGTACGGGGCTGATGCTGGAGGTGCTGCAGAGCGGACAGGTGCTGATCCTGCCGCGCACCGCGGACGCGCCGATCGTCGGCATGGTCCAGGGGCGCGTCGTCTCTGCGTCCGACGGTCAGCCGATCCGCAACGCCGAAGTGCGCGTGATCGGCATGCCCGAGACGCACACGGTCGGCACGAACGGCTCGGGCGCGTACATCATCGCCGACATCCCGGCCGGCACGCACTGGGTCCGGGCGGAGGCGCTCGGCTTCGGTGCGGACAGCCAGAGCGTCACGGTGCGTGACGACGACGTCGCAACCGTCAACTTCCGCCTCGCCGTCGATGCGATCGCGCTCGATCCGCTCTCGGCGACGGTCTCGACGGGCACGCTGGTCGACACGGAGCGGCGCACGCTCGGCACCTCGATTTCAGTAGTCACCGCGGAGGAGATCGAGCAGTCCGGCGCGACGGAGCTGGTCGAGCTGTTCCAGGGGCGCGTGCCGGGCGTGACGTCGTTCACGCCGAGCGGCGCGAACGGCGCGGGCGGGCACATCCGCGTGCGCGGCGTGTCCAGCATCATGGGCGACCAGGCGCCGCTCATCTACGTCGACGGCGTGCCGGTCGACAACGGCTCGTCCGCGGGCAACCGTGCGGGCGAGGACGTGCTGGCACACCCGACCGTGACGAACGCCGGTGCCGGTGCGCACGTCCGGCTGCAGGAGATCCCGCTCGACCAGATCGAGCGGATCGAGGTGGTGAAGGGCTCGGCCGCGACCACGATGTACGGGTCGGAGGCGATCAACGGCGTGATCCAGATCTTCACAAAGCGGGGCGTGCCCGGCGACATGCGCATCACGGCGCGGGTCGAGCAGGGCATCTCCACTGTGAACCTGGACGATTCCTTCGTCGAGCGCTCGCCGTACGCGGAGCAGATCCGCAGCCTGTTCAGCAACCCGCACACGCAGCGCTACAACGTGCAGCTTTCCGGCGGCGAGAGCCGGCTCGCGTACACGCTCGGCGCCGATCACGGCCGCGACGACGGCGTCGTCATGGGCAACGAGGCGAGCGAGACGTCGGTGCACGGCTCGTTCAGCACGCTGGGCAGCGAGAAGCTGAGCCTGCGGCTGAGCGCGAGCCTGCTGCAGCGCACGTATTCCAGCCTGGACTACAGCGCGCTGTTCGACTTCGTCGACGTCAACGCGGAAGTGCCGGCGCCGCCGGGCATCGAATCGATGCAGGACGCGCTGGAGCGTGGGTCGCGCAGCGAGACGGACGTGCAGCGGGTGATCGCGTCGGCGAACCTGACGTGGCGGCCGCTGCCGATCCTGCAGAACCAGTTCACGGTCGGCCTCGATCGGTCGGACGAGCTGCAGCTCATGGCCGGGCAGCCGCTGCGCGACGCGTTCTCCTCGACGTTCCAGGCGGAGAACATCCGGCGCGACTTCGACCGACTGACCGGCCGCTACGTCGGTACGCTGTCGTACCCGGCGGAGGGGACGTTCACCTCGACGCTGAGCATCGGCGCGGAAGGGCAGCACAGCGAGGTGCGCAACCTGCGCATCCGCGGCGTCGGCCTGCCGTCGCCGGGCATCTCCGGCCTCGACTTCGCCGAGTCGATCACGAGCGGGCCGTACGCGCCGATCGAGCAGTACTCCGCGATCGCGACGGTCGGCTTCTTCGTCCAGGAGCAGGTCGGCCTCTGGAACCGGCTCTACCTGACCGGCGGCCTGCGCGCCGACGGCAGCTCCGCGTTCGGCGACGACTTCGGACTGCAGGTCTACCCGAAGATCTCGGCGTCGTACGTCGTCGAGCCGGTCGAGTGGTGGTCGGGCAAGCTGCGCGCGGCGTGGGGACAGTCGGGCAAGCTGCCGACGGCGTTCGCCAAGGTGCAGACCTACGCGCTCAGCCGCGGCACCTACTACGACCGGCCGATCGTCTCGCTCGCCGACTACGGCAACCCCGACCTGCGGCCGGAGCTCGGCACCGAGATCGAGTTCGGCATCGAGAACTACTTCCTCGACAACCTCGCCTCGCTCGAGGTGAACTACTGGCAGCAGGAGACCGAGGACGCGCTGCTGCGCGGCCGGATCCCGTTCATCGAGGGATTCAGCGCGCCGCTCATGAACGTGGCCGGGCTGAAGTCGTCGGGCATCGAGGCGATCGCACAGGTGACGCCGATCCGCACCGAGGACGTGTCGCTCACGCTCGGTGCTACGCTGACGCACCTGATCGACAACGGCATCATCACGAGCCTGGGCGGAGACAGCACGGCCGCCCGCGTCGGCAACCTCTACCTCGGCATGCAGGTGGGCGAGTCGATCAATGCGGTCACCTTCACGTCGCAGATCAACAACCGCCGCGTCTACTACGGCAGCCGCGAGCCGACCACGTACGGCGGCGCGCATGCGGACCTGCGCTACCGTCGGTTCCAGCTCTCGACCAACCTGTCGTTCGGCACGGGCGGCATCGGGCTGGACCACATCCAGGCGCAGGAGGACTTCGCGGCCGGCCTGATCACCAGCTCGTTCCGCACGTTCGACCCGCAGGTCGCCGAGGCGCGCTACCTGGTACCGACGGACTACCTGCGCATCGACGCGATCCGGCTCGCGTACGACGTGCCGCCCTCGCTGCTGCGCGGTGTCGAGTTCGCGCAGCTCTGGGTGCAGGCGCGCAACCCGTTCGTCTGGGACCGCTGGGCCAACGGTGATGCGACCACGATCTCGCCGGTCGGCACGGCCGGCGGCCAGGCGCCGCTCTACCTGGCGGGCACTCTCGAGCGCGGGTTCTCGACGCCGCGCAACTTCTCGCTCGGCGCGCGCGTGAGCTTCTGA